Proteins encoded within one genomic window of Arachis ipaensis cultivar K30076 chromosome B08, Araip1.1, whole genome shotgun sequence:
- the LOC107612063 gene encoding ruBisCO-associated protein-like: MALSIFRQYTFDDSFLQVFVSSKFLKEFQIALTYATDYDEEGVPTNGVFRPTWDLTKVTASAISQFKKDHPDVNVKVFICIGNKGTIFPFSPLDNNSWITNATQSITNIIHNDHSDLQIDGIDVLYDHINATPDVFVDCIAQVMKNLKDGGVISVASISPSSGLNKDFYFPLYKTCPILIDWVDYQFQNEESPVLDPKTLLVQYNKLVGEFYPKRKLFAGYSAENEDWGTLSPIVFFLGGMDILKKRRGVGVSIHYHNYYNNQ; the protein is encoded by the exons ATGGCATTATCCATCTTTAGGCAATACACATTTGATGATTCATTCTTACAAGTATTTGTATCGAGTAAGTTCCTGAAGGAGTTCCAAATTGCCCTGACATACGCCACAGACTATGATGAAGAGGGTGTCCCAACCAATGGGGTGTTCAGACCCACTTGGGACCTAACAAAGGTCACTGCCTCAGCAATCTCTCAGTTCAAGAAGGACCATCCTGATGTCAATGTCAAAGTCTTCATTTGCATTGGAAACAAAGGCACCATATTCCCCTTCAGCCCTCTTGACAACAACTCATGGATCACCAATGCAACTCAATCAATCACCAACATCATCCATAATGATCACTCTGACCTCCAAATTGATGGCATTGATGTCTTATACGACCACATCAATGCCACACCCGATGTTTTTGTCGACTGCATTGCCCAG GTCATGAAGAACTTAAAGGATGGTGGTGTGATTAGTGTGGCTTCAATTTCACCATCCTCAGGTCTCAACAAGGACTTCTACTTCCCCTTGTACAAGACGTGTCCAATTCTAATTGACTGGGTAGATTACCAGTTCCAAAATGAGGAATCTCCAGTGTTGGATCCAAAAACGTTGTTGGTGCAATACAACAAGCTAGTGGGAGAGTTTTATCCGAAAAGGAAGCTGTTTGCTGGGTACAGTGCGGAGAATGAGGACTGGGGTACTCTCTCTCCAATTGTGTTCTTTCTTGGAGGCATGGATATTCTCAAGAAAAGAAGAGGCGTTGGTGTCTCCATCCATTACCATAATTACTATAATAACCAATGA
- the LOC107613367 gene encoding kinesin-like protein KIN-5D encodes MDAQQRRGGGLVSISPSTPRSSDKAVRDLRSADSNSTSFNKNDKDKGVNVQVLLRCRPLNEDEMRVNTPVVISCNEGRREVSAVQNIANKQIDKTFAFDKVFGPASQQKELYDQAVSPIVYEVLEGYNCTIFAYGQTGTGKTYTMEGGARKKNGEFPSDAGVIPRAVKQIFDILEAQNAEYNMKVTFLELYNEEITDLLAPEETVKFVDDKSKKPIALMEDGKGGVFVRGLEEEIVCTANEIYKILEKGSAKRRTAETLLNKQSSRSHSIFSITIHIKECTPEGEEMIKCGKLNLVDLAGSENISRSGAREGRAREAGEINKSLLTLGRVINALVEHSGHVPYRDSKLTRLLRDSLGGKTKTCIIATISPSIHCLEETLSTLDYAHRAKNIKNKPEVNQKMMKSAMIKDLYSEIDRLKQEVYAAREKNGIYIPRDRYLHEEAEKKAMAEKIERMEQEAESKDKQLVELQELYHSQQHLTAELSDKLERTEKSLEETQQSLFDLEERHKQANAKIKEKEYLISNLLKSEKALVERAIDLRAELENAASDVTNLFSKIERKDKIEEGNRILIQKFQSQLAQQLEVLHKTVSESVMHQEKQLKDMEEDMQSFVSTKATATEDLRIRVAKVKNMYGTGIKALDDLAEELKGNNQLTYEDLKSEVAKHSSALEDLFKGIALEADSLLNDLQSSLHKQEANLTAYANQQREAHARAVETNRAVSKITVNFFETLDKHASSLTQIVEEAQVDNDKKLCELEKKFEECAAFEEKQLLEKVAEMLATSNARKKKLVQMAVNDLRDSANSKTSQLRQETLTMQDSTSSVKAEWRVHMEKSESNYQENTSAVESGKKHLVEVLQTCLNKAKVGSQQWRKAQESLVSLEKRNGDSVDTIIRRGMEANQGLRTQFSSAVSTTLEDAGTANKDINLSIDDSLQLDHEACENLNSMIVPCYGDLRELKGGHYHRIVEITENSGKCLLNEYTVDEPSCSTPRKRPFNLPSVSSIEELRTPSFDELLKSFWDARSPKQANGDVKQIGAYEAAQSVRDSRLPLTAIN; translated from the exons ATGGATGCACAGCAGAGAAGAGGAGGAGGACTCGTGTCGATATCTCCATCCACGCCTCGCTCCAGCGACAAGGCAGTGCGAGATCTGCGATCTGCGGATTCCAATTCAACTAGTTTCAATAAGAATGACAAGGACAAAGGCGTCAATGTGCAGGTTCTCCTCCGATGCAG GCCGTTGAACGAAGATGAAATGAGGGTGAATACGCCTGTTGTGATTTCCTGCAATGAAGGTAGAAGGGAGGTTTCCGCTGTGCAGAATATAGCCAACAAACAGATCGATAAAACCTTCGCATTTGACAAG GTGTTTGGCCCTGCCTCTCAGCAGAAGGAACTGTATGACCAGGCTGTGTCTCCGATTGTGTATGAAGTACTTGAGGGTTATAACTGCACAATTTTTGCATATGGTCAAACGGGAACGGGGAAGACATACACAATGGAAGGAGGAGCTAGAAAGAAG AATGGCGAATTTCCGAGTGATGCTGGTGTCATCCCCAGAGCTGTGAAACAGATTTTCGATATATTGGAGGCTCAGAATGCAGAGTACAACATGAAAGTAACGTTCTTAGAGCTTTACAATGAGGAAATAACGGATCTTTTGGCCCCTGAGGAGACTGTAAAATTTGTAGATGATAAGTCTAAAAAACCTATCGCTCTAATGGAGGATGGGAAAGGGGGTGTCTTCGTTAGAGGATTAGAGGAAGAGATTGTTTGCACTGCAAATGAAATTTACAAGATATTGGAAAAAGGTTCAGCAAAAAGGCGTACTGCTGAGACTCTTCTTAACAAACAAAGTAGCCGTTCTCATTCCATTTTTTCAATCACAATTCATATTAAGGAGTGTACTCCGGAGGGTGAAGAAATGATTAAATGTGGAAAGCTAAATCTTGTGGACCTTGCAGGCTCTGAGAATATCTCTCGTTCTGGTGCAAGAGAG GGTAGAGCAAGGGAGGCTGGGGAGATAAATAAAAGTCTACTTACACTAGGTCGAGTGATTAACGCCCTTGTTGAGCACTCAGGTCACGTTCCGTATAG GGATAGCAAATTAACCAGATTGTTGAGGGATTCCTTGGGTGGTAAAACCAAGACATGCATTATTGCCACAATATCGCCTTCCATTCACTGTCTTGAAGAAACCCTTAGTACCTTGGATTATGCACATCGTGCCAAGAATATAAAGAACAAACCAGAG GTTAATCAGAAAATGATGAAATCTGCAATGATCAAGGATTTGTATTCCGAGATTGACAGACTGAAGCAAG AGGTATATGCTGCTAGAGAGAAGAATGGAATCTATATACCACGTGATCGATATCTTCACGAAGAAGCAGAGAAGAAG GCCATGGCTGAAAAGATAGAGCGCATGGAACAAGAGGCAGAGTCCAAAGATAAG CAACTAGTGGAGCTTCAAGAACTCTACCATTCTCAGCAACATTTGACTGCTGAATTAAGTGACAAACTTGAAAGAACTGAG AAAAGTCTAGAAGAAACTCAGCAGTCCTTGTTTGATCTAGAGGAAAGGCATAAACAAGCAAATGCAAAAATTAAGGAAAAGGAATATCTGATATCAAATCTCTTAAAATCAG AGAAGGCACTTGTGGAACGTGCAATTGACCTACGAGCTGAGCTTGAGAATGCTGCATCAGATGTGACAAACCTATTTTCCAAAATTG AGCGGAAGGATAAAATTGAAGAAGGAAATAGAATACTTATCCAAAAATTCCAGTCTCAGTTAGCTCAACAGCTTGAGGTGTTGCACAAGACAGTGTCAGAATCTGTAATGCATCAAGAGAAGCAACTAAAGGATATGGAGGAAGATATGCAGTCTTTTGTATCAACAAAGGCAACG GCTACCGAAGACCTTAGAATAAGGGTAGCAAAGGTGAAAAACATGTATGGCACTGGCATTAAAGCTTTGGATGATTTGGCTGAGGAGCTTAAAGGAAATAACCAGTTAACTTATGAAGACTTGAAATCTGAAGTAGCAAAGCATTCTTCTGCCTTGGAGGAT CTTTTTAAAGGAATTGCCTTAGAAGCTGATTCGCTACTAAACGATCTTCAAAGTAGTCTCCACAAGCAAGAAGCCAATTTAACTGCGTATGCTAATCAACAACGGGAG GCACATGCTAGAGCAGTTGAGACTAACCGTGCAGTGTCTAAAATAACGGTGAACTTCTTTGAAACTTTAGACAAGCATGCATCCAGTCTGACCCAAATAGTGGAGGAAGCACAAGTTGATAATGATAAAAAATTATGTGAGCTTGAAAAGAAGTTTGAG GAGTGTGCTGCTTTTGAGGAAAAACAACTATTGGAGAAAGTGGCAGAAATGCTTGCAACCTCAAATGCTAGAAAGAAAAAACTG GTTCAAATGGCGGTTAATGATCTTCGCGATAGTGCAAACAGTAAAACCAGTCAGCTGCGGCAAGAAACATTAACCATGCAGGATTCCACTTCATCTGTCAAGGCAGAATGGAGAGTTCACATGGAAAAATCAGAATCAAACTACCAAGAGAATACTTCTGCTGTAGAATCTGGAAAGAAACACCTAGTTGAGGTTCTTCAAACCTG CCTCAACAAGGCCAAAGTAGGTTCGCAACAATGGAGAAAAGCTCAAGAGTCCTTGGTTAGTTTGGAGAAGAGAAATGGTGATTCAGTGGATACTATAATTAG GCGAGGAATGGAAGCTAATCAAGGCCTACGAACCCAATTCTCAAGTGCTGTATCAACAACACTCGAAGATGCAGGCACAGCTAACAAGGATATTAACTTATCGATCGATG ATTCGTTGCAACTTGATCATGAAGCTTGTGAGAACCTGAACTCCATGATCGTCCCATGCTATGGAGATCTAAGAGAACTGAAGGGCGGTCATTACCACAGAATTGTAGAGATAACCGAAAATTCAGGCAAATGTCTGCTCAATGAATACACG GTGGACGAACCATCTTGTTCAACACCAAGAAAGAGACCTTTCAATTTGCCAAGCGTTTCATCCATAGAAGAACTAAGAACCCCATCGTTTGACGAACTATTGAAGTCATTTTGGGATGCAAGATCTCCAAAACAAGCAAATGGAGATGTTAAACAAATTGGGGCATACGAAGCCGCGCAATCAGTTAGAGACTCCAGGCTCCCTCTTACTGCTATTAACTAG
- the LOC107611827 gene encoding chitinase 2, which produces MELPSICKLCFAIFILNASLLFLAAATPPSDSNLFREYIGAEFNNVKFSDVPVNSNVDFHFILSFAIDYDTSSSTSPTNGKFNIFWDNQNLSPSQVSSIKSENSNVKVALSLGGDSVNGESAYFNPSSVDSWVSNAVSSLTSIIKEYNLDGIDIDYEHFKSDPDTFAECIGKLIKTLKENGVIKFASIAPFDDDVVQSHYMTLWKSYGSLIDYVNFQFYAYDKGTTVDEFIGYFNTQSSNYNGGKVLVSFISDGSGGLSPDGGFFTACSTLKSQQKLHGIFVWSADDSKANGFKYEKQSQALLAIPH; this is translated from the exons ATGGAACTTCCAAGTATTTGCAAGCTTTGCTTTGCAATCTTCATCCTAAACGCTTCATTGTTGTTCCTCGCAGCAGCAACACCACCCTCGGACTCAAACTTGTTCCGAGAATACATTGGAGCTGAGTTCAACAATGTCAAATTCTCAGATGTTCCTGTTAACTCCAACGTTGACTTCCACTTCATTCTCTCCTTTGCCATTGACTACGAtacttcatcttctacttctccaACCAATGGAAAATTCAACATCTTCTGGGACAATCAGAATCTTAGCCCTTCCCAAGTATCTTCCATCAAGTCCGAGAACTCCAATGTCAAG GTAGCACTTAGTCTCGGCGGCGACAGCGTTAACGGCGAATCTGCTTACTTCAATCCATCTTCGGTGGATTCATGGGTTTCCAACGCAGTTTCTTCGCTCACAAGCATAATCAAGGAGTACAACTTAGATGGAATTGACATCGACTATGAGCACTTCAAATCAGACCCTGATACCTTTGCTGAATGCATTGGAAAGTTGATCAAAACTCTCAAGGAAAATGGGGTGATCAAATTCGCTTCTATAGCTCCGTTCGACGACGACGTTGTCCAGAGTCACTACATGACACTGTGGAAGAGTTATGGAAGCCTGATAGACTATGTGAACTTTCAGTTCTATGCATATGACAAAGGAACCACAGTGGATGAGTTCATAGGGTACTTCAACACACAGAGTTCAAACTATAATGGTGGGAAGGTGTTGGTGAGTTTTATCAGTGATGGGAGTGGAGGGTTGTCACCAGATGGTGGATTCTTCACTGCATGTAGCACTCTCAAGAGCCAGCAGAAACTTCATGGTATCTTTGTCTGGTCTGCTGATGATTCTAAGGCTAATGGATTCAAATATGAGAAGCAATCACAAGCACTTTTGGCTATTCCTCATTAG
- the LOC110265593 gene encoding uncharacterized protein LOC110265593 isoform X1 yields MEEFAIPIFHHGGHFVRDNKGFLVYIEGKVEKFPKMDIDLICFFDLQTLFKCLGYLDYKAMYWFDPTAPDLENGLHLINGDLEINQLRENILKNKDTEEFYLYFDHPIMVTPVEDVEMDIDIDADVEEDSSDDGYETTEDEPYKPPPQGFEEDSSDSDCVIVKKQSRKVCKKIESVVEKKSLKMVSLKKKASTVDNRCTGGPSSRPTVGTKKSAKAKYNGPIGARGPKSPGPISARGPKFSRSVGAKANFKIQKNTAQKGAASTSFGANFGGRGAAIPRSEDANSGEDDEKSAENVDEEDPIFEYESESLLTPNSSEDEKERYEFPQFNDAAGFGEVYFELGMEFATIESFKIALKDHVIYEGRKIRYIKNDQRRVRCDCEHGLERIKKPRKSKGANEASTNNNAEPKSNDANNVQRGDGNDVGTVEGGAVNEEAANVTVETNSVKVVTAEAAGAVNKRCFHYCSV; encoded by the exons ATGGAGGAATTTGCGATTCCTATTTTTCACCATGGTGGACATTTTGTGAGGGATAACAAGGGATTTCTTGTATATATTGAGGGAAAAGTTGAAAAATTTCCTAAGATGGATATTGATCTGATATGCTTCTTTGACCTGCAAACTCTGTTCAAATGCTTGGGTTATTTGGATTATAAGGCTATGTACTGGTTTGATCCTACTGCACCTGACTTAGAGAATGGGTTGCACCTTATAAACGGAGACCTTGAGATTAATCAGCTGCGTGAGAATATACTAAAGAACAAGGACACGGAggagttttatttgtattttgatcACCCAATAATGGTTACTCCTGTTGAGGATGTTGAGATGGACATTGATATTGATGCAGATGTTGAAGAGGATTCCAGTGATGATGGGTATGAAACGACAGAAGATGAACCATACAAACCACCTCCCCAAGGATTTGAAGAGGATAGCAGTGACTCAGACTGTGTGATTGTGAAGAAACAGAGTAGGAAAGTTTGCAAAAAAATAGAGAGTGTGGTGGAAAAGAAGAGCTTAAAGATGGTTAGTTTAAAAAAGAAGGCTTCAACAGTTGATAATAGATGTACTGGTGGACCCAGTTCTAGGCCAACTGTGGGTACCAAAAAATCTGCCAAGGCAAAGTATAATGGACCAATTGGTGCTAGAGGCCCAAAATCTCCTGGGCCTATTAGTGCTAGAGGCCCAAAATTCTCTAGGTCTGTTGGTGCTAAGGCCAATTTCAAGATCCAAAAAAATACTGCACAAAAGGGTGCTGCCTCGACCTCCTTTGGGGCAAATTTTGGTGGAAGAGGTGCTGCTATTCCAAGATCAGAGGATGCAAATTCTGGTGAAGATGATGAAAAAAGTGCAGAAAATGTGGATGAAGAAGATCCAATCTTTGAGTATGAATCAGAGTCATTGCTGACACCAAATAGTTCTGAAGATGAAAAAGAGAGGTatgaatttcctcaatttaatgATGCTGCTGGATTTGGAGAGGTGTATTTTGAGTTGGGGATGGAATTTGCCACAATTGAATCTTTCAAGATTGCTCTGAAGGATCATGTCATTTATGAGGGAAGGAAAATTAGGTATATAAAAAATGATCAAAGGAGAGTTAGATGTGATTGTGAGCATGGGTTGGAGAGAATAAAAAAGCCAAGAAAGTCAAAGGGGGCCAATGAGGCATCTACTAACAACAATGCAGAACCAAAAAGTAATGATGCAAACAATGTTCAGAGAGGTGATGGCAATGATGTGGGAACTGTGGAAGGTGGAGCTGTGAATGAAGAGGCTGCAAATGTGACCGTTGAAACTAATTCTGTGAAAGTTGTTACTGCTGAGGCTGCTGGTGCTGTCAACAAAAG GTGCTTCCACTATTGTTCTGTCTAG
- the LOC110265593 gene encoding uncharacterized protein LOC110265593 isoform X2, with protein MEEFAIPIFHHGGHFVRDNKGFLVYIEGKVEKFPKMDIDLICFFDLQTLFKCLGYLDYKAMYWFDPTAPDLENGLHLINGDLEINQLRENILKNKDTEEFYLYFDHPIMVTPVEDVEMDIDIDADVEEDSSDDGYETTEDEPYKPPPQGFEEDSSDSDCVIVKKQSRKVCKKIESVVEKKSLKMVSLKKKASTVDNRCTGGPSSRPTVGTKKSAKAKYNGPIGARGPKSPGPISARGPKFSRSVGAKANFKIQKNTAQKGAASTSFGANFGGRGAAIPRSEDANSGEDDEKSAENVDEEDPIFEYESESLLTPNSSEDEKERYEFPQFNDAAGFGEVYFELGMEFATIESFKIALKDHVIYEGRKIRYIKNDQRRVRCDCEHGLERIKKPRKSKGANEASTNNNAEPKSNDANNVQRGDGNDVGTVEGGAVNEEAANVTVETNSVKVVTAEAAGAVNKRVYCLR; from the exons ATGGAGGAATTTGCGATTCCTATTTTTCACCATGGTGGACATTTTGTGAGGGATAACAAGGGATTTCTTGTATATATTGAGGGAAAAGTTGAAAAATTTCCTAAGATGGATATTGATCTGATATGCTTCTTTGACCTGCAAACTCTGTTCAAATGCTTGGGTTATTTGGATTATAAGGCTATGTACTGGTTTGATCCTACTGCACCTGACTTAGAGAATGGGTTGCACCTTATAAACGGAGACCTTGAGATTAATCAGCTGCGTGAGAATATACTAAAGAACAAGGACACGGAggagttttatttgtattttgatcACCCAATAATGGTTACTCCTGTTGAGGATGTTGAGATGGACATTGATATTGATGCAGATGTTGAAGAGGATTCCAGTGATGATGGGTATGAAACGACAGAAGATGAACCATACAAACCACCTCCCCAAGGATTTGAAGAGGATAGCAGTGACTCAGACTGTGTGATTGTGAAGAAACAGAGTAGGAAAGTTTGCAAAAAAATAGAGAGTGTGGTGGAAAAGAAGAGCTTAAAGATGGTTAGTTTAAAAAAGAAGGCTTCAACAGTTGATAATAGATGTACTGGTGGACCCAGTTCTAGGCCAACTGTGGGTACCAAAAAATCTGCCAAGGCAAAGTATAATGGACCAATTGGTGCTAGAGGCCCAAAATCTCCTGGGCCTATTAGTGCTAGAGGCCCAAAATTCTCTAGGTCTGTTGGTGCTAAGGCCAATTTCAAGATCCAAAAAAATACTGCACAAAAGGGTGCTGCCTCGACCTCCTTTGGGGCAAATTTTGGTGGAAGAGGTGCTGCTATTCCAAGATCAGAGGATGCAAATTCTGGTGAAGATGATGAAAAAAGTGCAGAAAATGTGGATGAAGAAGATCCAATCTTTGAGTATGAATCAGAGTCATTGCTGACACCAAATAGTTCTGAAGATGAAAAAGAGAGGTatgaatttcctcaatttaatgATGCTGCTGGATTTGGAGAGGTGTATTTTGAGTTGGGGATGGAATTTGCCACAATTGAATCTTTCAAGATTGCTCTGAAGGATCATGTCATTTATGAGGGAAGGAAAATTAGGTATATAAAAAATGATCAAAGGAGAGTTAGATGTGATTGTGAGCATGGGTTGGAGAGAATAAAAAAGCCAAGAAAGTCAAAGGGGGCCAATGAGGCATCTACTAACAACAATGCAGAACCAAAAAGTAATGATGCAAACAATGTTCAGAGAGGTGATGGCAATGATGTGGGAACTGTGGAAGGTGGAGCTGTGAATGAAGAGGCTGCAAATGTGACCGTTGAAACTAATTCTGTGAAAGTTGTTACTGCTGAGGCTGCTGGTGCTGTCAACAAAAG GGTCTATTGCCTGCGTTAA